In a single window of the Elaeis guineensis isolate ETL-2024a chromosome 6, EG11, whole genome shotgun sequence genome:
- the LOC105034150 gene encoding LOW QUALITY PROTEIN: uncharacterized protein (The sequence of the model RefSeq protein was modified relative to this genomic sequence to represent the inferred CDS: inserted 1 base in 1 codon), whose protein sequence is MRMSCNGCRVLRKGCSENCSIRPCLQWIKNPESQANATVFLAKFYGRAGLMNLINAGPDHLRPAIFRSLLYEACGRIVNPIYGSVGLLWSGSWQLCQAAVEAVLKGAPIIQIPSETAASTPXPPLKAYDIHHVSKEPGADAAEAASTPVPPLKPYDIRHISKDPDAVVAAAAELHRISKSRPRFKRTASAKRKPGTVPVEAAEPDSARGCNPSWPRCDPVDFQRAQSHESAASQALEPATAAAVGGVEGDSQESGSVFSGETGEASHVSQGEPNSAEESEVGLELTLGFEPVSRAGRTARPAAESRCDVRSWEGDTRRMGLGLELLAS, encoded by the exons ATGAGGATGAGCTGCAATGGATGCCGGGTGCTCCGCAAGGGGTGCAGCGAGAACTGCAGCATCCGGCCGTGTCTTCAGTGGATTAAGAACCCCGAGTCCCAGGCCAACGCCACCGTCTTCCTCGCCAAGTTCTACGGCCGTGCCGGCCTCATGAACCTCATCAACGCCGGCCCCGACCACCTCCGTCCTG CAATATTTCGATCACTGCTCTACGAAGCTTGCGGACGGATCGTGAACCCGATTTACGGCTCCGTCGGCCTGCTGTGGTCCGGCAGCTGGCAGCTCTGCCAGGCGGCGGTGGAAGCGGTGCTCAAGGGCGCACCTATCATCCAAATCCCCTCCGAGACCGCAGCCTCCACCC TTCCTCCCCTTAAAGCCTACGACATCCACCATGTCTCCAAGGAACCCGGCGCCGACGCCGCCGAGGCCGCCTCCACCCCCGTTCCTCCCCTCAAACCCTACGACATCCGCCATATCTCCAAGGATCCCGACGCCGTCGTCGCCGCCGCCGCGGAACTCCACAGGATCTCCAAGTCCCGCCCCCGGTTCAAGCGCACCGCTTCTGCTAAACGGAAGCCCGGAACCGTACCGGTGGAGGCTGCTGAACCGGACTCAGCCCGAGGGTGTAATCCGAGCTGGCCCCGGTGCGACCCGGTCGACTTCCAGCGCGCACAGAGTCACGAGTCGGCCGCGAGCCAGGCGCTCGAGCCCGCCACCGCGGCGGCCGTCGGCGGAGTGGAGGGGGATAGCCAGGAGAGCGGGAGCGTGTTCTCCGGGGAGACGGGTGAGGCGTCGCACGTGAGCCAGGGCGAGCCGAACAGCGCTGAAGAGAGCGAGGTGGGGCTGGAGCTGACCCTGGGGTTCGAACCGGTCTCTAGGGCCGGCCGGACCGCCCGGCCCGCAGCGGAGTCGCGGTGCGACGTGAGAAGCTGGGAAGGCGACACGCGTCGGATGGGTCTTGGGCTCGAACTATTGGCGTCATGA